The DNA region GGGCGGTCAGAGGCAGCGGGTCGGGATCGCGCGCGCCCTCGCCCTCCGGCCGAAGCTCGTCGTCTGCGACGAGCCGGTCTCCTCGCTCGACGTCTCGATCCAGGCGCAGGTCATCAACCTCCTCGCGGAGCTCCAGGAGAAGCTGGGGCTCGCGTACGTCTTCATCTCGCACGACCTGCGGCTCGTCGAGCACCTCGCCGATCGCGTGGCGGTGATGTACCTCGGGAAAATCGTCGAGTGCGCCCCCGCGGATCGGATCTTCGCGCAGCCCGCTCACCCGTACACGAAGATGCTCCTCGCGTCGGTTCCGGTCGACGATCCCTCGAAGCGGCGGCGGCGCGATCCTTCCATCACCGAGATGCCGAGCTCGGTCGATCTCCCTCCGGGATGCCGGTTCCACCCCCGCTGCCCCGTCCGGGTCGAGGCCTGCTCGACGATCGAGCCGGAGCTTCTCGCGGAGGGGCCCGGCCTCGTCTCGTGCCACCTCGTGCACCCCGCGTCGGGTCGGCCCGGGCCGGGCGCGCGCCCTTCGTAGGGGGCCGCGAGCCCGCGAAGACCCGCGCCGGGAGCCGCTTTCCACACGAAATGCGGGATTCCCGCGCGGCCGCCGCAACCCGCCGGGGGGGATTCGCGTTGTGAGCGCTTGCAAGTCGCGCCGCGGTCTAAGAAACTCCCGGTCCCTGAAAGCGTAAAGACGACCGTCATCTGCAAGCCAGCAGAACTGCCTGAGGTGTATTCATGAACCTGACGAGACTCGCGTGCACGCTGATCCTCTCCGCTTCCGCCGTTTCATCGCTCACCTCGCCGGCGACGGCGCAGGAGGCCACGGGGGCGCCGGGCGCCGCCGGGACGCTTCAGATGAGCCTGACGGACTGCGTCCGTGAGGCGTTCAAGAACAACGCGGACATCCGGATCGACTCCTACCGGCCGATGCTCAGCGACACCGACATCGCCTTCGCCAAGGCCCAGTTCGACGCGTCGCTGACGGGATCGCTCTTCTACCAAGATCAGAAGTCGCCCACGCTGAACTCCGTCGTCAACAACGCGCATACGTCGGCCGAAACAGTCATCGGCAAGACGCCGAGCAACTTCTCCCAGGCGGACGTCGTCTACGCGGACCCGCTGACGACGGGCGGCCGGTGGCAGGCGGACCTCAGGCTTTCGCGAAACGTGCAGCCCTTCTTCAGCTTCGGGCCGACGGTAGCACCCCTGGCATTCCCCGAGACCTACCGGACGAGCCTGACCTTCTCGGTGGTGCAGCCGCTCCTCCGGAATTTCGGCAGGAAGGTGAACGAGACGAACATCACGCTCTCGTCGATCAACCACGAGTTCGACAACGAGACGTTCCGCCAGCGCGTGCAGGACACCCTCTTCGGCGTCGAGGCGGCGTACTGGGGGCTCGTCTTCGCGCGCCAGAACCTCGACGTCGCGAACGAGGCGCTCCGGCTCGCGCAGGAGCTCCTGAAGCTCAACCAGATCAAGGTCCAGGTCGGAACGCTCCCTCCGATCGACATCACGCAGGCCGAAGCAGGGGTCGCGAGCAAGGAGGAGGCGGTCATCACCGCGCGCGCCGGCATCGAGAACGCCCAGGACACGCTGCGCCGCGTGATCGGCATGGATGCGAAGAGCCCGAACTGGAGGGCGTCGATTGCGCCGACGGAGGGTCTCGGCGTTCCCGATCAGCCCATCGATCTCGATCAGGCGATCAAGACGGCCATCGAAAACCGCCCCGACCTCTCGGCCGAGCGCCTGAGAATAAAGTCTGCCGACGCGGTCCTGTATCAGGCGCGGAATCAGATGAAGTATTCCCTCGACGCCCAGGCGTCCTACGGGCTGACGGGGCTCGCGGGGGATCGCGGCCTGATCCTTCCGCGCGTGGACCCGAACACCGGCCTCCCCATTCCCGGAACGCGCATCCCGCCGGACAATGGACCCGGATTCCAGGACACGACCAGCGCGATCACCGGCCGCGACTTCCCGACGTGGACCGCACAGCTCACGCTCGGCATTCCGATCGGCAACCACGCCGCGGAGGCGAACTACACGAAGCAGCGCCTCGCGCGCGAGCAGACGGGCGTGGGCTACCAGAGCCTCGAGCAGGCGGCGATCGTCCAGGTGGGCCTCGCGGTGCGGCGCGTCGAGACCGACAAGAAGCGGATCCAGGCCGCCGAGAAGAACCGCATCCTCCAGGAGAAGACGGTCGAGGCGGAGCAGAAGAAGTTCGAGAACGGGATGTCCACGTCGTTCCAGGTGCTCACGTTCCAGAACGACCTGGCGACGGCCCGGTCCCGCGAGCTCAACGCGAAGACCGACTATCGCATCTCGCTCGCGAACCTCGACAGCGTGATCGGCGTCATCGACAAGTCGCTGAACGTCTCCCTGAAGAACTACGGCACGAACTGACGCGACGGAGGGTGGGAACCGCGAGGGAGCCGGAGGGATTGCCCCGGGGGAAGATGGTATCGTACCCCGTGACTTCCTTCGAAAGGGGCGATTCATGAATGACAACGAGGCCACCGGGGGGCCGGCTCAAGATCCTTACGTCCCCCCCTCCGCGCCGTCGGTCCAGCCCGAGCCCGACCCCGCGCCGCTCCTGACGCGCCTGATGGGCGTCGTGACGTCGCCGGCCTCCACCTTCAAGACGCTCGTGGCGCGCCCCGCCTGGGCGGGCATGCTCGCCGTCTACCTCGTCGCCCTGGGGATCTCGGCTCTCGTCTACAGCCTGAACGTGGACTGGGAAGGGCTCATGAAGGGGCAGTTCGAGGACTCGACGGCGTGGAAGCTCGCCTCGTCGATGCTCCCCGAGGACAAGCTCGGCGAGATCGAGCACGCCGCGGTCGAGGAGGTGGTCAGCACCGGGTCGGGCGGCATGGCGCTCCTGACGACCGCCAACACTGTGATCGGCGGCGCCATCGGCTTCATGATGATGGGCGTCATCTACGGCACGCTCTTCTATTTGATGGGCGCCGTGGGAGATCTCAAGCTCGGCCGCGTTTACCTCGACGCCTTTCTTGCGCTCCTCATGACGCTCGGCTGGGTGATGGCCGGGGCGGTCCTGCGGGGCGTCTTCTTCTCGAACGACTCGCGGGCCGCCCTTCCATGGCAGGCCGGCCTCAACGCCGTCTTCCTCCTCGTCTTCCTCTACATGCTCCACGGCGCCGTCGAGAGGCAGCCGGCCTTCCGCAGGGTGATGTCGGTCTACGCCCACGGCATGGTGATCTCGACCATCGCCGCGCTCCTGGTCGTCGCCGTCGTGCTCCTCCAGTCGCAGCCGGTGACCGTCGGCGCGGACGAGATCCTGAGGTCGAACCTGGGCGCGCTCGCGGGGGTGAAGGGGACAGGGCTCGCCGCGACGCTCCTCGGCTCGCTCGACATCTTCACGGTATGGCAGCTCGTCGTTCTCTCCATCGGATTTGCCGCCCTGACCGGCTTTTCGGTCTGGACCTCCGCGTCGATCACCTTCCTGCCGTGGGGGTTCGTCACGATGGTGAAGGTCGCCATCGCCACCCTCTTCGGCGGCT from Acidobacteriota bacterium includes:
- a CDS encoding ABC transporter ATP-binding protein, whose product is MPNVAGEAAAVPPAATPRRLGPELLRVTDLVKHYPTAGGLFARGAPLRAVDGVSFDVREGETLALVGESGSGKTTTGRCILRLIEPTSGSVTFMGEDFFSLGREPLRRMRRHIQIIFQDPYSSLNPRMSVESAVGEPFAIHKLARGAARKEKVAELLAMVGLDPGTMSKHPHELSGGQRQRVGIARALALRPKLVVCDEPVSSLDVSIQAQVINLLAELQEKLGLAYVFISHDLRLVEHLADRVAVMYLGKIVECAPADRIFAQPAHPYTKMLLASVPVDDPSKRRRRDPSITEMPSSVDLPPGCRFHPRCPVRVEACSTIEPELLAEGPGLVSCHLVHPASGRPGPGARPS
- a CDS encoding TolC family protein, which codes for MNLTRLACTLILSASAVSSLTSPATAQEATGAPGAAGTLQMSLTDCVREAFKNNADIRIDSYRPMLSDTDIAFAKAQFDASLTGSLFYQDQKSPTLNSVVNNAHTSAETVIGKTPSNFSQADVVYADPLTTGGRWQADLRLSRNVQPFFSFGPTVAPLAFPETYRTSLTFSVVQPLLRNFGRKVNETNITLSSINHEFDNETFRQRVQDTLFGVEAAYWGLVFARQNLDVANEALRLAQELLKLNQIKVQVGTLPPIDITQAEAGVASKEEAVITARAGIENAQDTLRRVIGMDAKSPNWRASIAPTEGLGVPDQPIDLDQAIKTAIENRPDLSAERLRIKSADAVLYQARNQMKYSLDAQASYGLTGLAGDRGLILPRVDPNTGLPIPGTRIPPDNGPGFQDTTSAITGRDFPTWTAQLTLGIPIGNHAAEANYTKQRLAREQTGVGYQSLEQAAIVQVGLAVRRVETDKKRIQAAEKNRILQEKTVEAEQKKFENGMSTSFQVLTFQNDLATARSRELNAKTDYRISLANLDSVIGVIDKSLNVSLKNYGTN